Within the Acidobacteriota bacterium genome, the region GGCCAGCCCTCAAACGGTGAACTCTCTTGGCAACGGCTGAGCATGAAGCTCGAGGGCGCTAATCCGGCGCCGCTGGTTTCCGGGATCGAACAGCAGCAGGCTCGAGCGAACTACTTCATCGGCAGTGATTCGACCAAATGGATTCGAGGAGTGGAAACCTATTCTCGTGTCTCGTATTCGGGAGTGTATCCCGGCGTCGACTTGATGTTTTATGGCGATCAACGCCAGCTCGAATATGATTTCACATTGGCCCCGGGCGCCGACTGCCACGTAATAAAGCTCCGCTTCGAAGGCGCAAATGATCTCGAATTGAATCCGGAAGGGGCGTTGATCCTGCACACGGCCGCCGGCGAAGTGAGACACGAGCGCCCGGTGGCGTACCAGGAGACCAACGGCGCGCGGCTTCAAATACAGGCCGACTTCAAGCGAATGGATGACGGCACGATCGGCTTCGAGGTTGGTGACTACGACCCAACGCTGCCGCTTGTCATTGACCCGGTGCTCGTCTACTCAACCTACGTGGGCGGCAGCGCAGCCGACGCTGGCAGAGGCATAGCAGTGGATTCCGCGGGTAATGCATATCTGGTCGGCGATTCATTTTCTTCTGATTTCTTATTCCGGGCTTCAACGACCAACTCCGATATCTTCATTGGGAAGCTGAGTTCGAACGGGTCGTTACTCACCTACACCTTTTTCGGCGGAATGAAGAACGACTTTGCGACAGGGCTGGCGCTTGACGGTTCGGGCAACGTCTATCTATGTGGGGAGACCGAGTCGGGGGACTTCCCGCAGCTAAACTCAATTGGTTTGGCTCTACGTGGCGTGTCCGACGCATTTGTGGTCAAGCTGACCCCCATGAATACGGCTCCGGATAATCTTCTATTCGAGTATTCGAGTCTGGTGGGGGGTAGCGGCGAAGAAGGAGGAGCAAGCATTGCCATCGATGGCGCGGGCAGCGCCTATCTCACCGGACGAACTTCGTCGCAGGATTTTCCCACCGTAGCCGCGATCCAGCCGTCCTACGGGGGCGGCGACTCGGACGCCTTTGTCTCAAAGCTGGCGCCCGATGGAAAGTCGCTCGTCTACTCGAGCTTCCTGGGCGGCGGTGGCACAGAGAATTCGATCCGCAGAACCGGAATAAGCGTTGACGCCTCCAGGAATGCTTACGTTGCCGGTGATACGCAATCGAGTGATTTCCCGACCAGGAACGCCCTCCGTGCGGCCAAGACCGGCTCGGCGGCGTCGTTCGATGGTTTTGTCGCCAAGATCAACGCCAGCGGGTCCGACTTTGTTTACTCCACATATCTGGGCGGAAGCGACGATGACTCTGCTCTGGCCATCGCCAGTGATCAAGCTGGCAGCGGCTACGTTACCGGGCGAACGAGATCGATCACTTTTTCGGGGTCCACATCCACTCGTCCTTCGTCCGCGACGACCGATGCTTTCGTAGCCAAGCTCAACGCATCCGGGTCGGCGCTCTCCTATCTCACCTTTATCGGAGGCAACAACGGTGACGAGACCGGAAACGCGATCGCGGTGGATACGGCAAACAATGCCGCGATAGCGGGCACCGCTGGCCTTGGATCCCCGACGGTCGATGCGATCCAGTCGTTCTTCAAGGGAGGTGCGAACGACGCTTTTATCGCGAAGCTGGGAACAACCGGCGCCGTTTCTTTCTCGACCTACCTTGGCGGCAGCGGCGATGATGTAGCGCTGGCCGTCGGCCTGGACCCGGCGGGCGGGATTTACGTCACGGGGTTTACAGATTCAACGGACTTTCTGACAGTTGCACCGCTGGTACGCGACAACGCCGGAGGGCGGGACATTTTCATCGCAAAGATCGACCCTAACACGAATCCCAATCGCCCTGTCTTGCTTCAGGCCTTGATAAGCGGGAAGCACTTGATCCTATTCGGACAGAACTTCGCCCCGGGCGCCGTGCTGCGAATCAATGACGAGCCGACCAAGACTAGAAACGATGATCCGGACCAATCACAAATACTGTTTGCCAAGAAAGCCGCCAAAAGGATCGGGGCTGGTCAGACTGTTCAGTTGCAGATCGAGAATCCGAACGGCAAGAGATCTAATTTTCTGTTCTTGACGAAACCACTTTAGTGAACTTCGCCGACGTACCTGGAAGCAACTACGTGTCTGATTCTCAACACGGCGAGGCGTTCACTTGTGCCACAAACGTAGGTCGCCCCCGGTCGGCGCGGGTCACATTGCGGCGGGCTCGCCCTTTCGAGGGACCCGTCGAGGGACTCGCGAGAGGTATCCCGTCCTGATCATTTGGATGTGGTTGCCGCAGCCTGCCACTCTTTATAAAGCGCGTCAAGCAGTGACGCGATCTCTTCTTGCCGGCCCCCGATTTGAGTGTACTGCTCGGGGCGCCAATCCGATGACGCGCTGGAGAGCGCCTCGGTAAGCTCGGTCAACTCATTCTCCAATATCCTTATCTCCTCTTCTATCTCTTCGACCGAACGGCGTCTGTGGTTAGGAGACAATCTCCCGGAAGACCTGGCAGGTTTCCCGGGCTGACGCTTCCGTAGGGCAGGCTCCCTGGGCGCTGGCTGCCGGACGTGGTGGACCGCGTAGAAGTCGGAATAGGCGCCGGTGTGATAAGTTGCGATGCCTTCTTCGAAATGCAGTATCTCGGTTGCGAGCTTGTCGAGAAAATAACGGTCGTGCGAAACGGCTATGATGGTGCCCGTATACTCAGCAAGCGCGCGTTCGAGCGCCTCGCGAGAAGGAATGTCGAGATGGTTCGTTGGCTCGTCCATCACCAGAACGTTTGCCCGGCTGTAGATTAGCTTCGCGAGCGCGAGCCTGCTCTGCTCGCCGCCCGATAACGCAACCACGGGTTTCCCTATGTCGTCGCCGGTGAAAAGAAACTTCGCCAGGTAGCCTCGCAGCTCACCGGGAGTCGCACGCGGAGCTACCGAGGCGATTTCTTCGATGACCGTCGATCCAAAGTCGAGAGACGAGAGCTCTTGATCGAAGTACTCGATGTTGACGTTGGCGCCCCACGTCAAGCCGCCGCTGATCGGCTTAAGCTCGCCAAGGATTGTCTTCAACAGGGTCGTCTTGCCGGAGCCGTTGGGGCCGATGATTCCAAGCCGCTCTCCTCGCCTGAGCAAGAACGAAACTCCGCTCGCAAGTATTTTCTCATAGCCGATTGAAAGATCCGCCACCGCGAGCACGTTGTCACCTGCCCGGGCTACGCTCTGAAGCCGAAAGTCGCCGACTCGTTCGTCACGTACTGCCTGCACCCTCTCGATTCGTTCGAGCATCTTGCGGCGGGACTTGGCCTGCTTGGTTTTCTGACCAGCGATGTTCCGGCGTATGAAGTCTTCCGTGCGAGCGATCAGCTCTTGCTGCTCCTCGTACTCGCGCGTCTGGGTGAGACGCCTTTCCTCGCGTTGCCTGGTGTACGCGGTGTAGTTCCCCGGGTAGACCGTGGCGTCCCCGCCGTCAATCTCGATTATCTTGATGGCGGTGCGATCGAGCAGGAACCTGTCGTGCGAGATGATCACGAACGAAGACTTGTACTCGGATAAGAAGTCTTCCAGCCATTCGACGGCATTGACGTCAAGGTGATTGGTCGGCTCGTCGAGAAGGAGAAGGTCAGGCTCGGAGAGCAGCAGCTTCGCGAGCGCGAGCCTGGCTCTCTGTCCGCCGCTTAGTTGTTCGGGCCGTTTGTCCGTTTGATCGTCCTTGAACCCGAGTCCGGCAAGTACGGCTTCGGCCTGCGCGTGATAGCTGAAGCCCCCTGCAATTTCGTATGCGTGCCGCAGATCGCTGTAAGTGTGCATTGCCTGGTCAAGAGTCTCGCCGGCCGCCTCGGACATCGCGCGTTCGAGACGCGTCATCTCCGCTTCCATCGCCTGCATCTCGATGAATACCGAAAGCGCTTCTTCACGCACGCTCCGCTCACCGCTAAAGATTGGTTGTTGTTCGAGAAGGCCGACTCGAAGTCCTCTAAGCAGGACGACCTCGCCGCGGTCGGTTTCTTCTTGACCGGTGACCAGACGAAAGATGGTTGTCTTGCCCGCGCCGTTACGGCCTACAAGCCCCGCGTGCTCGCGCGGGTTGATCTGGAAGGTCACGCCTCGCAGCACCTCGGCGGCGCCGTAGGACTTGAACACGCCGTCTAGCCTGAAAAGCATTGTTAGGAAGAAGCAGGGTCAAAATTTTCCATTTTCCATTTAGGATTTGTCATTTGTTATTGAATGGCTGGATGACAAATAGAAAATGGAAAATGGAAAATGGAAAATGGCGTCGTTATCGCTTATTGCCGTTCGACGTTGCGGCTTTGTTCGAATTTGACGGAGCCGGACGATTGGAACTCGGCGCTGGCTGAGCGGCGCGATTCTCATTCTCAATTCGCGGCTGTGCCTGCTGCTGCTGAGCCGCCTGCTGCAACAACTGCGACGGGCGCATCTCGACGATCGTCTGTGGATTCTGGACGATGCGTTCAGCAAGGTAGTTCTTGGTCGTGGTCTCGGAAAGTGTCACCAACACGAGCGCGTTCAACAGCACTTGCTGACGCTGCTGGGTGATCGTGTTTATTATGTCTGCGCGAACACGGTCGAGGGTCAGGTTCTCTGGCTGTTCCTGTTTTCGGTTGAGTTTGAAAATGTACCACGCGCCAGACAAGTTGTCTTTGACGGGCTCTGTGTACTGGCCTACGTTTAGCGCCATTAGTTTTGCGGGCATATCCGGGCGGCTGGGGAACGTCTGTCTAAGCTGAGCCTCGGTGGCGAACCCCAGGCTACCGCCTCGAAGCGCCGAAGCCTGGTCCTCGGATTTCTGTGCCGCGACCGTCGCAAAGTCCGAATTACCGCGGAGCTGTTCATAGATGGCTTTTATCTTCTGCTCGGCGCCTGCCTCGCCCCCGTTGTTGGCGGGGCTCACGACGATCATCGATATGTCAGTGCCTCGTTGGGCTACGAACTCAGCTTTGCGATCAGCGAAGTACTTTTCGATTTCGGAGTCGGTCGGTGCGCTGACCCGAGTGCGCTCGCGCTCTCTGAGCGCATTGATTGCAAGCTCGCGGCGAATCTTGTCGCGGATCTCTTGCTCGGTAAACCCGGCTTGCTTGATCTGGGCCTGGTATTGCTCTTCAGTCATCTGGGCTTCTTGCTTGCGCTTCTGAACTTCCTGATTGACCTTTGTGTCGTCCGGGCCAAGATTTTCCTTCTCAGCCTTTTGGAAAAGAGCTTCCTCCTGAATCAGGTTATCAAGCACGCTCAGCCGCGCCGCGACCAGCTCCGCGGGTGTCAACGGCGCCCCGGCGCCGTTCGCATCGAGTTGCTGTTTGATGGTGCTGTCGACCTGCTTCAATGTGATCTCACGCGAGCCAACTTTCGCCGCTACTTCAAGCGTTGACGGGTCCGCCGCGCTCTTGCACGCGGCGATCAGCAGTGAGCAGAAAAGAACTAAAGTGATTGGTTTGAGGGAACGAAACACGGTGATGCTCCTTAGTAAAGAGTCCGACAAAAATTCGGTTTGTCGTTGATTGTCTAATGCGCTCCATTGCGAACCAGCGACAAACTGAGGTTTGTCGGACGAAATGGTTTGACGGACAGCGATCTGCCCGTGCTAGACTGTCGCTTTGCTTTCATAGTGAAATTCTCATCGGAGGTACGTAACAATGTCAAAACGATGCGAGGTCTGCGGCAAGGGGCCTCAGTTTGGCCACCGCGTGAGCCACGCCAACAACCGCACCAACCGACGCTTCAATCCAAACCTGCAGGCGGTCCGCGCTCTCATCAGCGGCCGCGCACAGCGCCTTCGGGTGTGCACGCGCTGCCTGAAAGCGGGAAAGGTCGTCAAAGCCGCCTAACCCATTTTGGATTTTGGATTTGCGATTTTGGATTACGATGTCTTCTGTAAATCCAAAATCCAAAATCCAAAATCTCTTCCGGCCCCTTCTACCCAGCCAAAGCGATTACATCGATCTCGACGCGCACATCGCGCGGCAACCGCGATACCTGGACTGTTGATCTGGCCGGAGGCGCCTCTCCGAAGAATCGTCCGTAGGTCTCGTTCATATCGGCGAAGTCTCCGAGATCAGCCAAAAACACGGTTGTCTTGACCACGCGGTCCAACGAGCTGCCGGCGGCCTGAAGAACGGCGCTCAAGTTGTTCATCACTCTTTCGGTCTGTTCGCGTATTCCGCCTTCAACGATCTGCATGGTTGCCGGATCGAGCGGAATCTGACCCGAAGCAAAAATGAGCCCGCTCGCCCGGATCGCCTGCGAATATGGTCCGATGGCTTTAGGCGCGCTGTCAGTCTGAACGCGTTCTTTCATGCTGACCTGACTCACAGTCGGGAATCAAGCACTGGGCTGAAACTCCGAATTATCCCAGATGGGCGTGTGGTTGTCCACCGGAGGGAATTGCGGAATGCCGATTTCGCAGTGCGGATGTGAAGTGCAGGAGGCTTTGAAGCTTGCGCGTGCTTCAAATCCGCATTCCGCAATCACACCTGCACGGGCTCGCCGCTGATGCGCTCGACATCCATAACGCCGCGAACCGACTTGAGCGCGCCGGTTATTTTTTCAAGATGCTTTAGGTCGAAAATCTCGGCAGTCAGCACGAGTTGGCCGCGGCCCTCCTCGTCCAACGACGCGTGTATGTCGCGAATGTTAGTGCCGACCCCTGCAATCGCCTGCGTCACGTCGGCCACCATTCCAGGCCGGTCCTCGGTTACAAGCTTCATCGTCACCGGGTAAGCTGACTCGTGCTTTGCGTCTGACTTCATCCATTCAACTTCGATCAGCCGCTCAGGGTTAACCAACAAGCCCGGCATGTTCGGGCAGCGGTTCGAGTGAACGGCGACGCCCTTGCCGCGAGTGATGTAGCCGAGGATCTCCTCGCCGCGAATCGGGTTGCAACAGCGTGCCCGGTACACCATTACGTCGTCGATGCCTTTGACTACGATTCGGTCCTGCAACCCAAGGGCGCGCTTGACGACCTGCTTAAGAGTGGGCCGCTTCTCTTGCTCGATCTCGGCGGCGCGGTCCGGCGGCAAGAGCTTAGCGATCACGTTGCGGGGAAGCACCTTGCCGTACCCGATCGCCGCCAGCAGGTCATCTGCGCGGGCCGTTCCGTAGTCGGCGGCCACGCGGTCGAGGTCGCCGTTGGAAAGCATCTTCCTGGTGTTTAACCGAAATCTGTCTGCTTCCTTTTCGAACAGCTTCTTGCCAAGCTCGATTGCGGTCGTACGCTCGCTTTCGGCCAGGTAATGACGAATCTTGGATCGCGCCCGCGAGGTCTTGGCGAAGTTCATCCAGTCGCGAGACGGGTGCGCGGCGGGTGAGGTCATTATCTCCACAACGTCGCCGTTGCGAAGCTGATACTTCAGCGGCACTATCCGTCCATTGACCTTCGCCCCGATGCAGGCGAGACCCACCTGTGTGTGGATAAGGAAGGCAAAGTCCACCGGTGTTGCTCCCCGGGGCAATTCGATCACCTTGCCCTTGGGGGTGAAGCAATAGACTTCCTTCGGATAAAGATCGAGTTTGAGTGAATCGAGGAATTCGCGCGAATCTTTTACTTCCTGTTGCCACTCGACCAATCGCTTGAGCCACACGAAGGCTTCGTCTTCATCAGTGTGAGTGCCGCGGCGTCCCTCTTTGTACTTCCAGTGGGCTGCGATGCCCTCTTCGGCGATCGACTGCATCTCGCGCGTGCGGATTTGCACTTCAAAGGACTGGCCGCCGTCGCCCACGACCGATGTATGCAAAGATTGATAGAAGTTCTCTCGCGGTATGGCTATCCAATCCTTGAAGCGCCCTGGAATCGGCTTCCATGCTGTGTGGATCACGCCCAACGCACCATAGCAATCCTTCACCGATTCGGTGATGATGCGAATGGCAACGAGATCGTAAACCTGATCGATGTTGATGTGCTGGCGCCGGAGCTTCTGATAAATCGAAAACAACCGCTTGATTCGACCTTCGATGTAAACGACTTCGATAATAGAGGTCGCCATCATATCGAGTATCCGCTGCTTCACCTCTTCGAGGAACGCTTCCAGCCGGGATCGCCGGCTGTCGACCAGCTCCTTAAGCTTCTGGTACTCCTCGGGCTCGAGATGCTTGAACGCCAGGTCCTCGAGTTCACCTCGCACGCGCGCCATACCAAGCCTGTGTGCGATCGGAGCGTAGACATCGAGCGTCTCCTGGGCGATTCGCCGGCGCTTCTCGCCGGGAAGGTATTCGAGCGTGCGCATGTTGTGAAGCCGGTCGGCGAGTTTGACCAGAACCACTCGCACGTCGTCAACCATCGCCAATAGCATCTTGCGCATATTGAGCGCCTGACGCTCTTCTGAAGAGGCGTGGTCGAGCTTTGATATCTTGGTGAGTCCGTCCACCAGATGTGCTATTTCCGGGCCGAAGTACTCTTCGATCTCTTCGGCTGACGTTTCGGTATCTTCGACGATGTCGTGCAGCAATCCCGTCGCTACGCAGATCGGATCGAGGTTAAGGTCGGCCAGAATGTTCGCGACTTCTAGCGGGTGCACAAGGTACGGTTCGCCGGACTGTCGAGTCTGCCCGCGATGCTGGCGCGCGGAGAACAGATACGCGCGGCGCAGCAGCTCCTCATCGACATTGGGATGGTTCTTCCGAAGCTTTTCTATTATCGTCTCGAACCTGATCATGGCTGTTAAGAGGCCGGGATGTGCCCAAACTAAAAAAGGTGACCACCCGTTGAAGGGCGTCACCTGAATTCTAGCACAGGAGGGAAGCTACTTCATTTCGGAGCCGATGCCGCCTCGGCGGCAGCTTGCTGCTGTTGCTGCTTCTGCATAGCCATGTACTTGTCTTGCATTTCCATGGCTTTCTTCGTCAATTCTTCCTTTCGCCCGGGTTCGCGCTTCATGTCTTCAATGTAGACCAGCTTTTCATAGAACCAGGCATTGGCGTAGTGTTCGTCGACTGATATCGCCTTTTGCAGGTACCGGTGCGCCTTCAGAACGAGATCCTTCATCTCGTCGAGGATGTTCTGCGGTACGGTTCTGTTCTTCGATACGTAACCGGCGTTCAGATCGTAAGATTCCTGCCAGTAGCCCACCCCCAGAGTGTAGTAAACATCAGCCTTGGTCTTGGCCGTAGCGGACGGCAGTGTCGCCCTTTTCTCCAGAGTCTCGCGCTGAGCCGCTCTGTACTCAGCCGCCCTGGCGGGGTTGACTCGAGTGAGCTGGCTATAGATGTTTGCTTTGAAGGCAAGCGCCTGATCTATTGCCTCGGCGTTGTCAGGATTCTTCCGGATGATCTCATCGTAAGCGTCGATCGTTTTCTTGCCGAGCTCGTCGGTGAGGCTCTGGTCAAACTGGGCATTAAGCGCGCGAGCATAAAACAGTTGCGCGTTCGTCAAATCAGGGCTCAGATCCAGCGCTCGCGCGAACTGCTCTTCGGCCAATTGATATTTGCCCTTGTTGAACTCGCGCACGCCATCGTTGAGGCTGTTCTTGGCACGCAGGCTGTTGACGACTCCACAACCTGGCATCGTTAGCGCAACCGCCAGCAACACTAGAAGGACAGGTCTATTCTTCTTGTTCAAGGCTCGTACCTCCGGTTCTTGATCCGCGCCCCTTTTTCGATTTGGCGGGGCGAGCCCGTCTACTGCAAGTAGTCTATCTGGAGCCCAATGGGAAGTGCGCCCGCTCCCTTGACAGCGTCGATGACCGAAACAATGTCGCCGTACTGTTTGTCCTTCGGCGCTTTGATGAACACGGTTTTGTCGGGCCGCTGTTCGAGCAGGTCCTTGAGCGTGGTAGATAGTTCCACCAGGGTCATGGGCTTGCTGTTCAACTCGACCTGCTGATCCAGCCCAGCGCCCTGCATCTTGACGTCGACCATCAGCAAGTCCGATGGCGGCACCAGTGAGTCCTTCGTCTCTTGCGGCTTCTGCGGGATTAGCGATTCGAACTTCGCTTCCTTCTGTGGCTGGATGACCATGAATATGATCAGCAGCACAAGCAATACGTCAATCAGCGGGGTGACGTTGATGTTCGGGGGCGCAAGTCCCAGCCCTCTCGAATGATGGACTCCTTCGTCAACTTCTCCGTATGCCATGTTTGTTAAAGCTGCCGTGTGTGAAGCAGCATCCTCCCTGGTGTTTGATGCACAAATCCGGCGGGCGCTCGCAGGGAGCACCCGCAACCAATGCTACTTGCAAAGGGCGTTCTCGTTACTGGCCGCCGGCCGCGCCCGGACTCGTCTTCTCTTTTTCGGCGACCAAGCCTATACGGTCGAAGCCCGCGTCGCGAATCGAATCGATCACGGACACGACTGTCCCGTACTTCACGAGCGTGCCGCTCTTGATGTACACGACCTGATCAGGCACTGGCTTGTCCTTGAGGATTGTCCTGATCCTCGTAGGAATATCTGCCATCGCGACCTTCTCGCGGCCAATATAAAACTCGCCGTCGTTTGGTATGGCGACAACCGCCGACGTTTCCTTGATGATGTTCGGGTCCGGGTCTGGATACTTCGATTTGGGCAAGGCGACGCTGACACCGCTTTGCAACATAGGCGCAATGACCATGAAGATGATCAAAAGCACCAGCATCACGTCCACCATCGGTGTGACGTTGATATCGGCGACGTAGCCACCTTCGCCGCTGCCTACTGCCATTGACATAGCGTTACCTCACTTGAGTTCGCGGCGTTTGATGAAGTAGTCGATGAGTTCCGATGACGAGTTGTCCATCTCGATCTGGAAGCCCTCGACTTTGTTGGTGAAGATGTTGAAGGCCCACACCGCAGGAATCGCCACCAGCAGTCCGAACGCAGTTTCGATCAGCGCCTCGGAGATGCCGCCCGCGACCGCCGCGATGCCGGTCCCTTCAGCCGCCTTCATTCCCTGGAATGCGCCGATGATCCCGATGACCGTTCCGAGCAATCCCACGAACGGAGCCGTCGATCCGATGGTCGCCAGACCCGAAAGACCGCGCTTCAGCTCGGCGGTCTTCAACGCCGTCGAGCGTTGCAGTGCTCGCCGCGCGGCATCCATCGTGGTTCCCGATATGTCGGCGCCCCCCTGATGAGCCTGAAACTCCTGCAGCCCGGCATTGACTACCATCGCGAGATGCGACTTCTTGTGGCGATCGGAAATAGCAATCGCCTCGTCAATGCGGTTATCGCGAAGCGCGGCCGCGACCTTGGGCGCGAACTGTCGCGATTGGTTGCGGGCGGCGTTGAAGGTGAGCCAGCGCTCGACCATAACGGCAATCGAGTACATGCTCATGATGGCCAGCACGACTGCAATGAGCAGCGCGGGCCATTTCATCTTCTGGATCATGCCCCAGAGCGAAAAGTCCTCGGTTCCGCTAGCCGCGCCCTTGTCAACGGCTGCCTCTTCGGCCGCTTGGAGCAAAAAGAAAGCGAGCTTGTTGCCCGCCAGCCAGATGTTCGATAGAAGAAGTAGCATTGGTAGAAACCCTCCAAAGTCAAATTAGGATCGTTGTACAGTGAGGCTGCGACTCGGAGCGCTCGCAACCTCATACCATATTGTTCACAGGTTGAAGTTGAACGTGATCGTGCCAATCACTTTGACTGGCACCCCGGTTAACATTGTCGGGCTGAACTTCCAACCTCGTGCCGCATTGACTGCCGCGTCCTTAAGCAGTGGGTGACCCGAAATTGCGCGTGCTGAAATCACGCTCCCTTGTTCGTCAACGGTTACTTCTACGACCACCGCCCCGTTAACCCGCGCGGCTTTTGCCAGCGGCGGATAGGTCGGCTCAACGCGTCTGGTGGCGGACCCCTGAAACACGCCTCCCGATTTTCGGATGATCTTGGGCGGCTCAGGTTTCTTTTCCTCCGGTGGAGGCGGAGGCGGCTCTGCCGGGCCCGTCGGACCAATTCCACCGGGCACGCCACCTGGTACGCCACCCGGCACGCCCCCGGGAACCCCGCCCGGCTGACCGCCAACGTCGCCGATGTTGCTGCTCACGAACTGCGGTGGCTTGGGTGACGGCGCCTTGATTTCTTTTGGCGGCTCTTTAGCAGAGACGAAACCAGTGGGCGCGTCCGGTTTGAGTTGCTTGACGGGCGCTGCCGCAGGCGGGGGAGGAGGCGGAGGAGGCGGTGGTGGTGGTGGCGCCAGCAGTGTCAGTGCGTTGAATTGTTCGTTCAGCTTGGCGTCGTAGGCCACGATACCCCACACGATCACCGCCGTTAAAACCGACACCCAGATTGCCGCAGTCACCGTGAAGTAAACCCACCGCTCGGATCGTCTCCTCGTCGCCGACGACTCTACTAGTTGGTCAAACATTGAACTAAACCTCCAGTTATTGCGATGGGTCGGAGAAGCACCTTATTGAGCGCCAGTCTGCATCCGGTTGCAATCCATTGAATGAGGCGCTCGCTTCGAACGTGCCCGATAGACGTCGCCACCGTCTCTCTGGAGAGACAGGTAAAGCATGCAGACAGAAGTACGATTAATAAAAAGCACTTATTCTGCTGAAAGTCTGGCTGAAAACCGGCTGAGTCTACACTTGCCTTCCCATCTAGTCAAGAAGTTTTCAAGCTTCCAACAAGTTAGACACCGGCAATTCCGGCTTTGTTCCCGCCAGTCGATCGCGCACCGAAGAGAGCGGCTACGCTCCGAGGCCGGCGATCGCCGCTCCGCACTCCAAGAGGGTTACACCTTCGCCAGAGTTCGCTCGGCAGCGCGTGCCTTCGTTTCAACGGATCTACCGCGCCCTTTATTGCGGCCGGTCACATATTCCCACCAGAGCATCACCGGGCTCGCAACCGCGATAGTAGAATAGCAGCCGACGATTATGCCGATCGTCAGAGCGAGCGCAAAACCCCTCAGCACTTCGCCTCCAAACAGAACTATCGCAACAACAGAAAGGAACGTCAGCCCGGAGGTGATGACCGTTCGCGAAAGAGTCTGATTGATCGCGTCGTTGGCGAGCTGGACGAGGCTATCCCTTCGACGCAGCCTGGTGTTCTCGCGTATGCGGTCGAAGATGACTATCGTGTCGTTCATCGAGTAGCCTACTAGCGTGAGCAACGCGGCA harbors:
- a CDS encoding SurA N-terminal domain-containing protein, which produces MFRSLKPITLVLFCSLLIAACKSAADPSTLEVAAKVGSREITLKQVDSTIKQQLDANGAGAPLTPAELVAARLSVLDNLIQEEALFQKAEKENLGPDDTKVNQEVQKRKQEAQMTEEQYQAQIKQAGFTEQEIRDKIRRELAINALRERERTRVSAPTDSEIEKYFADRKAEFVAQRGTDISMIVVSPANNGGEAGAEQKIKAIYEQLRGNSDFATVAAQKSEDQASALRGGSLGFATEAQLRQTFPSRPDMPAKLMALNVGQYTEPVKDNLSGAWYIFKLNRKQEQPENLTLDRVRADIINTITQQRQQVLLNALVLVTLSETTTKNYLAERIVQNPQTIVEMRPSQLLQQAAQQQQAQPRIENENRAAQPAPSSNRPAPSNSNKAATSNGNKR
- a CDS encoding RidA family protein is translated as MKERVQTDSAPKAIGPYSQAIRASGLIFASGQIPLDPATMQIVEGGIREQTERVMNNLSAVLQAAGSSLDRVVKTTVFLADLGDFADMNETYGRFFGEAPPARSTVQVSRLPRDVRVEIDVIALAG
- the rpmB gene encoding 50S ribosomal protein L28, which produces MSKRCEVCGKGPQFGHRVSHANNRTNRRFNPNLQAVRALISGRAQRLRVCTRCLKAGKVVKAA
- a CDS encoding SBBP repeat-containing protein, which encodes MKTRRYKIQRAVLVLAVASLASAVFPNTRPGVEPAIDKARAALRDEGPVQFATSALNEARDCLPMIFESNRGQAEADVKFVGRGDGFALLLKPREAVMALRKLKPSFASRVKADGQPSNGELSWQRLSMKLEGANPAPLVSGIEQQQARANYFIGSDSTKWIRGVETYSRVSYSGVYPGVDLMFYGDQRQLEYDFTLAPGADCHVIKLRFEGANDLELNPEGALILHTAAGEVRHERPVAYQETNGARLQIQADFKRMDDGTIGFEVGDYDPTLPLVIDPVLVYSTYVGGSAADAGRGIAVDSAGNAYLVGDSFSSDFLFRASTTNSDIFIGKLSSNGSLLTYTFFGGMKNDFATGLALDGSGNVYLCGETESGDFPQLNSIGLALRGVSDAFVVKLTPMNTAPDNLLFEYSSLVGGSGEEGGASIAIDGAGSAYLTGRTSSQDFPTVAAIQPSYGGGDSDAFVSKLAPDGKSLVYSSFLGGGGTENSIRRTGISVDASRNAYVAGDTQSSDFPTRNALRAAKTGSAASFDGFVAKINASGSDFVYSTYLGGSDDDSALAIASDQAGSGYVTGRTRSITFSGSTSTRPSSATTDAFVAKLNASGSALSYLTFIGGNNGDETGNAIAVDTANNAAIAGTAGLGSPTVDAIQSFFKGGANDAFIAKLGTTGAVSFSTYLGGSGDDVALAVGLDPAGGIYVTGFTDSTDFLTVAPLVRDNAGGRDIFIAKIDPNTNPNRPVLLQALISGKHLILFGQNFAPGAVLRINDEPTKTRNDDPDQSQILFAKKAAKRIGAGQTVQLQIENPNGKRSNFLFLTKPL
- a CDS encoding ABC-F family ATP-binding cassette domain-containing protein gives rise to the protein MLFRLDGVFKSYGAAEVLRGVTFQINPREHAGLVGRNGAGKTTIFRLVTGQEETDRGEVVLLRGLRVGLLEQQPIFSGERSVREEALSVFIEMQAMEAEMTRLERAMSEAAGETLDQAMHTYSDLRHAYEIAGGFSYHAQAEAVLAGLGFKDDQTDKRPEQLSGGQRARLALAKLLLSEPDLLLLDEPTNHLDVNAVEWLEDFLSEYKSSFVIISHDRFLLDRTAIKIIEIDGGDATVYPGNYTAYTRQREERRLTQTREYEEQQELIARTEDFIRRNIAGQKTKQAKSRRKMLERIERVQAVRDERVGDFRLQSVARAGDNVLAVADLSIGYEKILASGVSFLLRRGERLGIIGPNGSGKTTLLKTILGELKPISGGLTWGANVNIEYFDQELSSLDFGSTVIEEIASVAPRATPGELRGYLAKFLFTGDDIGKPVVALSGGEQSRLALAKLIYSRANVLVMDEPTNHLDIPSREALERALAEYTGTIIAVSHDRYFLDKLATEILHFEEGIATYHTGAYSDFYAVHHVRQPAPREPALRKRQPGKPARSSGRLSPNHRRRSVEEIEEEIRILENELTELTEALSSASSDWRPEQYTQIGGRQEEIASLLDALYKEWQAAATTSK